The following coding sequences lie in one Candidatus Neptunochlamydia sp. REUL1 genomic window:
- a CDS encoding FumA C-terminus/TtdB family hydratase beta subunit, whose product MKRISVELPLSEQTIQSLKVGDYVHLSGMIFTGRDVAHKRFIETIEKGEPLPFAPQGQIIYYARLTPKKPGYPIGSAGPTTSTRMDPYTSLLLERGLKGMIGKGHRSTEVRNAIQKYQAVYFSAIEGTAALLCKRILESEVIAYADLGAEAVFRLKLKDFPEIVVNDTT is encoded by the coding sequence ATGAAGCGGATTAGTGTTGAACTCCCTCTATCAGAGCAGACCATTCAATCGCTAAAAGTTGGCGATTATGTTCACCTTTCAGGAATGATTTTTACAGGGAGAGATGTGGCCCATAAACGATTTATAGAAACCATCGAAAAAGGTGAACCGCTCCCTTTCGCCCCCCAAGGGCAGATAATCTACTATGCAAGACTCACTCCAAAAAAACCTGGTTATCCCATTGGCTCTGCCGGCCCAACAACATCAACACGAATGGATCCCTATACTTCCTTACTCCTTGAAAGGGGGCTAAAAGGAATGATTGGAAAAGGGCACCGTTCCACTGAAGTGAGAAACGCAATTCAAAAATACCAAGCAGTTTACTTCAGTGCCATTGAAGGAACTGCTGCTCTTCTTTGCAAACGCATTTTAGAATCTGAAGTTATTGCCTATGCTGATTTAGGTGCAGAAGCCGTCTTTCGGTTGAAGCTGAAGGATTTCCCGGAGATCGTTGTCAACGATACCACGTGA
- the tal gene encoding transaldolase — translation MNKFEGLKEHTVIVADTGEIDEIKKYRPTDATTNPSLILKASEIEEYRPLIEEAIQYGKSKGGQNPLELIITKVFVNFGAEILKHIPGRVSTEVDARLSFDVEGSLKKAHEYIALYKEAGIEKERILIKLASTWEGVLAASQLEKEGIHCNMTLMFGLGQALACAEAGATLISPFVGRILDWYKKAEGKESYPADEDPGVLSVTSIFNYYKKFGYNTQIMGASFRNVDEVLELAGSDLLTIAPKLLKELTESEGTVPKKLCADKASKADLKKIHVDEKTFRWMLNDEAMATEKLAEGIRNFAKDTVKLEKLIQSML, via the coding sequence ATGAACAAATTCGAAGGCTTAAAAGAGCATACTGTTATCGTTGCAGACACCGGTGAAATTGATGAGATAAAAAAATACCGCCCCACAGATGCAACAACGAACCCTTCTCTGATTCTAAAAGCCTCAGAAATTGAAGAATATAGGCCCCTTATCGAAGAGGCGATTCAGTATGGAAAATCTAAAGGAGGACAAAACCCTCTTGAGCTGATTATCACCAAAGTCTTTGTAAACTTTGGTGCTGAAATTCTCAAGCATATCCCAGGTAGAGTTTCGACAGAAGTCGATGCGCGTCTTTCTTTTGACGTGGAAGGGAGCTTAAAAAAAGCTCACGAATATATTGCCCTCTATAAAGAAGCGGGAATTGAGAAAGAACGTATCCTTATCAAGCTCGCCTCGACATGGGAAGGGGTCCTTGCCGCCTCTCAGCTAGAAAAAGAAGGGATCCATTGCAATATGACCCTCATGTTTGGCCTGGGACAAGCTCTCGCATGTGCTGAAGCTGGAGCCACTCTCATCTCACCATTTGTTGGAAGAATCCTCGACTGGTATAAAAAAGCTGAAGGAAAAGAATCCTATCCAGCTGATGAAGATCCCGGGGTTCTTTCAGTCACCTCTATCTTCAATTATTACAAAAAGTTTGGCTATAATACGCAAATCATGGGGGCATCCTTCCGCAATGTCGACGAAGTTCTTGAACTTGCCGGATCCGACCTTCTTACGATTGCTCCAAAGCTTCTCAAGGAACTCACCGAATCAGAAGGAACTGTCCCTAAAAAGCTCTGCGCAGACAAAGCCTCTAAAGCTGATCTTAAAAAAATCCATGTCGATGAAAAGACCTTCCGCTGGATGCTTAATGACGAAGCAATGGCCACAGAAAAACTTGCTGAAGGAATTCGCAACTTTGCAAAGGATACAGTTAAGCTCGAAAAGCTTATCCAGTCTATGCTTTAG
- a CDS encoding V-type ATP synthase subunit E: MMKSVDTGKEKVKKICEVLRKETIDPAKKEGDQIIAKARDESEKIVTNAKQEATRLLDDAKKKIEEERNVFQASINLACKKSIDTLKQEIEKNLFNPQLRDFVGERMKDPKVVAELITAIIKGIDKEGINGDLRAIVSKAVNAEAVNKELSKGIVEQLESKSVEIGEIEGGAQVKIVNQNLTIDMSDDALKSLLASFVRDDFRSVIFAYG; this comes from the coding sequence ATGATGAAATCTGTCGATACTGGTAAAGAAAAAGTCAAAAAGATCTGCGAAGTTCTGCGAAAGGAAACCATCGACCCTGCCAAGAAAGAAGGGGACCAAATTATTGCCAAAGCGCGAGATGAAAGTGAAAAGATTGTGACCAATGCAAAGCAAGAGGCAACACGCCTTCTCGATGATGCAAAAAAGAAAATTGAAGAAGAGCGCAATGTTTTCCAAGCGTCTATCAACCTTGCATGCAAAAAGAGCATTGATACTCTAAAGCAAGAGATAGAGAAAAACCTGTTTAATCCACAGCTTAGGGATTTTGTAGGTGAGAGAATGAAGGATCCAAAGGTTGTTGCTGAACTCATCACAGCTATCATCAAAGGGATTGATAAAGAGGGTATTAATGGAGATCTTCGAGCTATTGTTTCCAAGGCAGTAAATGCGGAAGCGGTGAATAAAGAGCTTTCTAAAGGTATTGTGGAACAACTTGAGTCAAAGAGTGTTGAAATAGGGGAGATAGAAGGAGGAGCTCAAGTCAAAATTGTTAACCAAAATCTTACAATCGATATGTCTGATGATGCTTTGAAAAGCCTCTTGGCAAGCTTTGTTAGGGATGACTTCCGTTCGGTAATCTTTGCATATGGGTAA
- a CDS encoding DUF2764 family protein — MGKYFFLGSVLPPLKVGNKPGIIFEDLMTLFRDNMGADDLEKAKAILTYIDIKNVQSLLKKEAIDHRGNLNEKELDEAIVNQSGLPQYVFEHLEETESVQEQLRHFSKVLIAYFKEMEKKYRGFLKGYFRFEHEWRVLLAGYRAKKLGLEPGIELQHEDFHDPLVAQVLAQKDAPFFEFPFEYADLGEKLKDAHGKPKMQYDVMANYRFSRVGDEVQDAPFSADYLLSYLVQLIIVEGAYALNEKQGNQMLSEIVKGSI; from the coding sequence ATGGGTAAGTATTTCTTTTTAGGAAGCGTTCTTCCTCCTCTCAAAGTAGGAAATAAGCCTGGGATTATTTTTGAAGATTTGATGACTCTTTTTAGGGACAACATGGGCGCTGATGATCTTGAAAAGGCTAAAGCAATTTTGACCTATATCGATATCAAAAATGTCCAGTCTCTGCTTAAGAAAGAGGCTATTGATCATAGAGGAAATCTAAATGAGAAGGAACTCGACGAAGCGATTGTAAATCAATCGGGACTTCCCCAGTATGTTTTTGAACACCTGGAAGAGACTGAATCAGTTCAGGAGCAGCTGCGCCACTTTTCAAAGGTACTTATCGCTTACTTTAAAGAGATGGAAAAAAAATACCGGGGTTTCCTGAAAGGTTATTTTCGCTTCGAACATGAGTGGAGAGTTCTTCTTGCAGGGTATCGAGCAAAGAAATTGGGACTAGAACCAGGAATAGAGCTACAGCATGAGGACTTTCATGACCCCCTTGTTGCTCAAGTATTAGCTCAAAAAGATGCACCCTTTTTCGAGTTTCCTTTTGAATACGCTGATCTCGGGGAGAAACTAAAAGATGCGCATGGAAAACCAAAAATGCAGTATGATGTCATGGCAAACTATCGGTTTAGCCGAGTTGGTGACGAGGTGCAAGATGCTCCTTTTTCTGCAGATTACCTCTTGAGCTACTTGGTGCAGTTAATAATTGTTGAAGGTGCATATGCCTTGAATGAAAAGCAAGGGAACCAAATGTTAAGTGAAATTGTGAAAGGATCGATATGA
- a CDS encoding V-type ATP synthase subunit A: protein MSNATGKVVKAFGNLLHVRFEGNVRQGEIAMVEIGEISVKGEVIEIAGDVAKLQVFEDILGIELDSEVTFTGHLLEAELGPGLISAIFDGLQSPLERVADASGLFLQRGVYLPSLDRQKHWDYQPVAKIGDVLERGDTVGTTMEGRFHHLIMLPFAMRGKYTVSWAVDAGSYTVDEVVAKVKDEQGKEHELTMVQRWPVKMPLIQGKKIKATKMMDTGERVIDTQFPILKGGTFCTPGPFGAGKTVLQHHLSKYSSVDIVIITACGERAGEVVEVLKTFPHLTDPHTNESLMSRTTIICNTSSMPVAAREASVYMGATLAEYYRQMGLDVLLLADSTSRWAQAMREMSGRLEEIPGEEAFPAYLGSRIAAFYERSGVIKLKNGKDGSLTIAGTVSPAGGNFEEPVTQATLAVVGAFLGLSRVRSDARRYPAIDPLISWSKYIEDVSVDLENKVVEWDKKNQTAFQFIKDGDEIGKRMEVVGEEGITIDDLVVYLKGELYDFSYLQQNAFDKEDAYCPLDRQIVLFELIQRVFHASFNFNGHDEARNFFLTLQSDIKNMNFMPFESDGYQKAHDSIMHRIETATGNNV from the coding sequence ATGAGTAATGCAACTGGAAAAGTCGTGAAGGCCTTTGGAAACCTTCTTCACGTAAGATTTGAAGGAAATGTGCGGCAGGGGGAGATCGCAATGGTCGAAATTGGTGAGATCTCCGTAAAAGGAGAGGTCATCGAAATTGCTGGCGATGTTGCAAAGCTCCAAGTCTTTGAAGATATTTTAGGAATAGAACTGGATTCTGAGGTGACTTTTACAGGGCATCTCCTTGAAGCAGAGCTTGGACCTGGGTTAATCAGCGCAATTTTTGATGGCTTACAAAGTCCATTGGAACGTGTTGCAGACGCTTCAGGACTTTTCTTGCAAAGAGGCGTTTATCTTCCATCACTTGATCGGCAAAAGCACTGGGATTATCAGCCGGTTGCTAAAATTGGTGATGTTCTCGAACGGGGAGACACTGTTGGTACAACAATGGAAGGTCGCTTCCACCATCTTATTATGCTTCCTTTTGCGATGAGGGGAAAATATACGGTTTCATGGGCTGTTGATGCGGGGTCTTACACAGTTGATGAGGTTGTTGCGAAGGTAAAGGATGAACAAGGGAAAGAACATGAGCTGACCATGGTACAGCGTTGGCCGGTAAAAATGCCTCTCATCCAGGGAAAGAAAATCAAAGCCACTAAAATGATGGATACTGGTGAGAGGGTTATTGATACTCAGTTTCCCATCCTAAAGGGGGGTACTTTCTGCACTCCAGGCCCTTTTGGAGCGGGGAAAACAGTACTTCAACACCACTTATCGAAATATTCTTCGGTTGATATTGTTATTATTACAGCTTGTGGAGAAAGAGCGGGAGAGGTTGTTGAAGTTCTCAAGACGTTTCCCCACCTAACAGATCCGCATACGAATGAATCGCTCATGAGCCGGACAACGATTATTTGTAATACTTCCTCGATGCCAGTAGCAGCACGGGAAGCTTCGGTTTATATGGGAGCAACGCTTGCTGAATATTATAGGCAGATGGGGCTTGACGTTCTTCTTCTTGCTGACTCGACCTCTCGATGGGCGCAAGCGATGCGAGAAATGTCCGGGCGTTTAGAGGAAATTCCGGGTGAAGAAGCTTTTCCTGCTTATTTGGGTTCACGAATTGCTGCTTTTTATGAGCGATCAGGTGTGATCAAATTGAAGAATGGAAAAGATGGGTCATTGACGATTGCTGGAACGGTCTCTCCTGCAGGAGGAAATTTTGAAGAACCCGTGACGCAGGCAACACTTGCTGTAGTAGGGGCCTTTTTAGGGCTTTCGCGAGTTCGTTCAGATGCCAGACGTTATCCAGCTATTGATCCTCTTATCTCATGGTCAAAGTATATCGAAGATGTGAGTGTGGATCTTGAGAATAAAGTTGTAGAGTGGGATAAAAAAAATCAAACCGCCTTCCAATTTATTAAGGATGGAGATGAAATTGGAAAACGGATGGAAGTTGTTGGAGAGGAAGGGATCACAATTGACGATCTTGTGGTTTACCTAAAGGGAGAGCTGTATGATTTCTCGTACCTGCAGCAAAATGCTTTCGATAAGGAGGATGCTTACTGTCCTCTTGATCGACAGATTGTTCTTTTTGAACTTATTCAGCGTGTTTTTCATGCAAGCTTTAACTTTAATGGACATGATGAAGCACGAAACTTCTTCTTAACCCTCCAAAGTGACATAAAAAATATGAACTTTATGCCTTTTGAATCTGATGGATATCAAAAGGCTCATGACTCGATTATGCATCGCATCGAAACTGCTACAGGGAATAATGTATGA
- a CDS encoding V-type ATP synthase subunit B: MNKIYDRIIDIRGNLITVIARGVKMGELGTIHRKSGDTTLASVLSIDGEKVTLQAFENPRGVSTGDRVSFLGHAMQATAGESLMGRRLNGSGEPIDDGPEVIGKKVPVNQPSFNPVKRIVPHQMVNTNIPMIDVFNCLVKSQKIPIFSIAGEPYNQLLMRIANQTDADIVIIGGMGLRYDDYQAFIDNAEKSGSMEKTVMFIHKATDPAVECLLVPDMALACAEQFAIKDKNVLVLLTDMTAFADSIKEIMITMDQVPSNRGYPGSLYSDLASRYEKAVDIDGSGSITLISVTTMPGGDVTHPIPDNTGYITEGQFYLHEGRIDPFGSLSRLKQQVIGSVTREDHGDIANAQIRLYAESKKARERQSMGFRLSRWDEKLLEYSFLFEDRMMDLEVNIPIEDALNLGWETLAECFDPHEVGIKQDMINKYWPK, encoded by the coding sequence ATGAACAAGATCTACGATAGAATTATCGATATCCGAGGAAACTTGATCACCGTCATCGCTAGAGGTGTAAAGATGGGAGAGCTTGGGACAATCCATCGAAAATCTGGTGACACAACCCTTGCTTCAGTCTTGAGCATTGACGGAGAAAAAGTCACTCTGCAGGCATTTGAGAATCCGCGGGGAGTTTCGACTGGAGACCGTGTAAGCTTTTTAGGGCATGCAATGCAGGCGACAGCAGGGGAATCTCTTATGGGACGCCGCCTAAATGGAAGTGGTGAACCGATTGACGATGGCCCCGAAGTTATTGGAAAGAAGGTTCCAGTAAATCAACCCTCATTTAATCCTGTGAAGCGGATTGTTCCTCATCAAATGGTGAATACAAATATTCCGATGATTGACGTTTTCAATTGTCTTGTAAAATCTCAAAAAATCCCGATCTTTTCGATTGCTGGTGAGCCCTATAATCAGCTACTCATGCGGATTGCAAATCAAACCGATGCAGATATTGTTATTATTGGGGGGATGGGACTTAGGTACGATGATTACCAAGCCTTTATTGATAACGCAGAAAAATCAGGATCAATGGAGAAAACAGTGATGTTTATTCACAAAGCAACCGATCCAGCTGTTGAATGTTTGCTCGTTCCAGATATGGCTCTTGCTTGTGCTGAGCAGTTTGCTATAAAAGATAAGAACGTTCTTGTCCTTTTGACAGACATGACTGCCTTTGCAGACTCGATTAAAGAGATCATGATTACAATGGACCAAGTTCCCTCAAACCGCGGATACCCAGGCTCTTTGTATTCAGACTTGGCCTCGCGCTATGAAAAGGCAGTTGATATTGATGGCAGTGGATCTATTACACTGATTTCTGTGACAACGATGCCTGGCGGAGATGTGACGCATCCTATTCCTGATAACACCGGATACATTACAGAGGGGCAATTCTACCTCCATGAAGGAAGGATTGACCCTTTTGGATCTCTTTCCCGTCTTAAACAACAGGTGATTGGAAGTGTAACTCGAGAAGACCATGGAGATATTGCTAACGCTCAGATCCGGCTCTACGCAGAATCGAAAAAGGCGCGTGAGCGCCAGAGCATGGGATTCCGTCTCTCTCGTTGGGATGAAAAATTGCTTGAGTATTCTTTTCTTTTTGAGGATAGGATGATGGATCTAGAGGTAAATATCCCGATTGAAGACGCTCTTAATTTAGGGTGGGAAACCCTTGCGGAATGTTTCGACCCACATGAGGTGGGTATTAAGCAAGATATGATCAACAAATATTGGCCCAAGTAG
- a CDS encoding V-type ATP synthase subunit D produces MAQIKLTKMELRDQQYKLKQLQKYLPTLQLKKAMLQTEVNQAIYEIEGLTREFFDQRGTCEAFQSLLSDPNSDLLYGASHVDEVEKRYENIAGAEIPFFEKVIFKPHDYSLFESPLWVDSAMEQVKLLVVAREKIEVVKEKKKILEKELREVSIRVNLFEKILIPRTQANIKKIKVFLGDQELASVAQAKVAKGKIEKRKEEEEALV; encoded by the coding sequence ATGGCTCAAATCAAGCTGACCAAAATGGAGCTGAGAGATCAGCAGTATAAGCTTAAGCAGCTCCAAAAATACCTCCCAACGCTTCAATTAAAGAAAGCGATGCTCCAGACAGAGGTGAATCAAGCCATTTATGAAATTGAAGGTCTTACTCGAGAATTTTTTGATCAAAGAGGAACGTGTGAAGCATTTCAGTCTTTGCTTAGCGATCCTAATTCTGATCTTTTATATGGAGCCTCTCATGTAGACGAAGTTGAAAAGCGGTATGAGAACATTGCGGGGGCTGAAATCCCCTTCTTTGAAAAGGTGATTTTTAAACCTCATGACTACTCACTTTTCGAATCACCTCTATGGGTCGACTCTGCAATGGAACAAGTTAAACTACTTGTTGTTGCTAGAGAGAAAATCGAAGTGGTGAAAGAAAAGAAAAAAATTCTAGAGAAAGAGCTTCGTGAAGTTTCGATTCGGGTGAATCTTTTTGAAAAAATACTGATTCCCCGCACTCAAGCCAATATTAAAAAGATCAAAGTCTTTTTAGGAGATCAAGAGCTTGCTTCGGTTGCTCAAGCAAAAGTAGCTAAGGGTAAGATTGAAAAAAGAAAAGAAGAAGAGGAGGCCTTAGTTTGA
- a CDS encoding V-type ATP synthase subunit I produces the protein MTIIKVKKYLFIGVKEDIDTFFTRAQEKGFVEFLSTKVQRALDYPENVQKLMTALAVLRKQPVLKMAELTKDLDAQKLAHSVVENAQWIEKLEEEKRLLASEISRIKPLGDFSLEEIRDIEKDTRRLVQFFCVKKAKLKTLELDEVMVPIGSEYDMEYFMTISHQVESFQGMIEMHFEKSLSQLENELEIANLKMEQCVKELKEDAAYIDFLKDHLTHALNHYHLVRASDDVTTHINDHLFAIEGWIPENRLHGLFPLLEGLGIHAEEVAIEEGEKIPTYMENKSYGKVGEDLVHIFDTPATSDKDPSSWVFWGFAVFFAMIISDAGYGALFLALALFLRMKFKHINPTGKRSLRLLTVLSSFCIGWGVLTGSYFGLELSPTSPLNKVSVINYMAKKKADYHIAMRDEIWKETVQKFPDLEYIYDGTEFLQAAKVKKDGFTKYIILDEFKDSIFMEISLLVGVIHISLSLLRHARRHWAGLGWIFASVGGYMFFPKILSATSIIHFMGIIPRVEAFEVGQQLFWGGIALALVLAFIQNKWAGLIELSKPIELFADILSYLRLYALGLAAMILAGTFNDMGMRLGFAAGFFVILMGHIVNIAVSIMGGTIHGLRLNFIEWYHHSFEGGGRLFNPLKLLKSRGE, from the coding sequence TTGACGATCATCAAGGTAAAAAAATATCTCTTTATTGGTGTCAAAGAAGACATTGATACTTTTTTTACAAGAGCCCAAGAGAAAGGTTTTGTTGAGTTTTTATCTACAAAGGTGCAAAGAGCCCTTGACTATCCTGAAAATGTTCAAAAGCTTATGACAGCCTTAGCGGTTCTGCGCAAGCAACCTGTGTTAAAAATGGCTGAGCTTACAAAGGATCTCGATGCTCAGAAACTTGCTCATAGTGTTGTGGAGAATGCCCAATGGATCGAGAAGCTAGAAGAGGAAAAGCGGCTCCTAGCCTCTGAAATTTCAAGGATTAAACCTTTGGGGGACTTTTCCCTCGAAGAAATTCGAGACATTGAAAAAGATACAAGGCGCCTGGTTCAATTTTTCTGCGTAAAAAAAGCGAAGCTTAAAACACTTGAGCTTGATGAGGTCATGGTTCCTATTGGCTCGGAATATGACATGGAATATTTCATGACAATAAGTCATCAAGTGGAGAGCTTTCAGGGAATGATCGAAATGCATTTTGAAAAATCCCTCTCCCAACTTGAAAACGAACTTGAGATTGCGAATCTCAAGATGGAGCAGTGTGTTAAGGAGCTTAAAGAAGATGCGGCGTATATTGATTTTTTGAAGGATCATCTGACCCATGCCTTGAACCATTATCACCTGGTAAGAGCTTCTGATGACGTTACCACCCATATAAACGATCATCTATTTGCGATTGAAGGGTGGATTCCAGAGAACCGTTTGCACGGTCTTTTTCCATTGCTAGAGGGCTTGGGAATCCACGCTGAAGAAGTAGCCATTGAAGAGGGAGAGAAAATTCCCACTTATATGGAAAACAAAAGTTACGGAAAAGTTGGTGAGGATCTCGTTCATATTTTTGATACTCCCGCAACGAGCGATAAAGATCCTTCGAGTTGGGTGTTTTGGGGCTTTGCTGTTTTCTTTGCGATGATTATCTCTGATGCGGGGTACGGAGCGCTCTTCTTAGCTTTGGCACTCTTCCTTCGCATGAAGTTCAAGCACATAAACCCGACAGGCAAGCGTTCCCTGCGTCTTCTTACAGTTCTTTCATCCTTCTGCATTGGTTGGGGCGTTCTAACAGGGTCGTACTTTGGTCTCGAGCTTTCACCAACAAGTCCACTAAACAAAGTCTCAGTTATTAACTATATGGCCAAGAAAAAGGCTGATTATCACATTGCTATGAGAGACGAAATCTGGAAAGAGACTGTCCAAAAATTCCCAGATCTCGAGTACATTTATGATGGAACGGAGTTTTTACAAGCAGCAAAAGTGAAAAAAGACGGGTTCACCAAGTATATTATTTTAGATGAGTTCAAAGATAGTATTTTTATGGAGATTTCTCTCCTTGTTGGAGTAATTCACATCAGTCTTTCTTTGCTACGCCATGCGAGGCGCCATTGGGCTGGACTTGGCTGGATCTTCGCTTCTGTTGGAGGATATATGTTCTTTCCAAAAATTTTGAGTGCAACTTCAATCATTCACTTCATGGGTATTATCCCAAGAGTAGAAGCTTTTGAAGTAGGGCAGCAGCTCTTTTGGGGGGGGATTGCCCTGGCTCTTGTTTTGGCATTCATTCAGAACAAATGGGCAGGGCTTATTGAGCTTAGTAAACCCATTGAGCTTTTTGCAGATATATTATCCTATCTCCGTCTCTATGCCCTGGGGCTAGCTGCAATGATATTGGCTGGAACATTCAATGATATGGGGATGCGCCTCGGCTTTGCTGCAGGGTTCTTCGTCATCTTGATGGGCCATATTGTCAATATTGCAGTTAGTATTATGGGAGGAACAATTCACGGTCTTCGCCTCAATTTTATCGAATGGTATCACCATTCCTTTGAGGGAGGCGGAAGACTTTTTAACCCACTAAAATTATTGAAATCTAGAGGAGAATAA
- a CDS encoding ATP synthase subunit C codes for MNFSMIGPAIVLGLACLGSAIGCGIAGMASHGVMARVDENHGKFIGMSAIPSSQAIYGFVLMLLMKNAIVANTLTAWNGIGIGTSIGLAIMLSAIYQGMCAATGIQASAKQPAVYGKCLAALGIVESFSLFAFVFALLLI; via the coding sequence ATGAACTTTTCAATGATAGGTCCAGCTATCGTTCTTGGCCTTGCCTGTTTAGGGAGTGCTATTGGATGTGGAATTGCTGGGATGGCATCCCATGGGGTCATGGCTCGTGTTGATGAAAATCACGGTAAATTTATCGGTATGTCGGCCATTCCTTCATCACAAGCGATTTATGGATTCGTCCTTATGCTCCTTATGAAAAATGCTATTGTAGCAAACACCTTGACAGCATGGAATGGAATTGGAATTGGGACTTCTATTGGCTTAGCAATTATGCTTTCTGCGATTTATCAAGGGATGTGTGCAGCGACAGGAATTCAAGCCTCAGCTAAGCAGCCTGCTGTTTATGGTAAGTGTTTAGCGGCTCTTGGAATTGTAGAATCTTTCTCGCTTTTTGCATTCGTATTTGCATTATTATTGATTTAA
- the fumC gene encoding class II fumarate hydratase: MRKEKDSLGTIEVPEGKYWGAQTERSRQNFPVGGEKIPIEVVHGQAVVKKASAIVNNEMGLLPEDKCNMIKDAVDAILRGELDEHFPLVVWQTGSGTQTNMNVNEVVSNYAIKKAGGVMGSKQPIHPNDDVNKSQSSNDTFPTAAHIAAILKTKNLLLPNLQIFLNGLREKAEAFKGIVKIGRTHLMDAVPLTLGQEFSGYAAMIEYGIRSIENAIPHLSEIALGGTAVGTGLNTPKGFPERVAEVISELTGVTFTTAPNKFEAIGADDGMVEMSGALRMLAGSLLKITNDIRWMASGPRSGIGELIIPSNEPGSSIMPGKVNPTQCESLSQICIQVMGNDMAVGMAGSQGNFELNVYRPVMIYNLLQSMQLLGDSTKNFYDRCLKGTEANLDQIDILVKRSLMLVTALNPVIGYDKAAEIAKKAHEEGKTLREVALELGYLSAEKFDEVVDPKKMTCPLES, encoded by the coding sequence ATGAGGAAAGAAAAAGACTCGCTGGGGACCATTGAGGTCCCTGAGGGTAAGTATTGGGGTGCTCAAACTGAGCGTTCCCGCCAGAACTTCCCCGTAGGGGGGGAGAAGATTCCCATCGAAGTGGTGCATGGACAGGCCGTTGTCAAAAAGGCTTCTGCAATTGTTAACAATGAGATGGGACTCCTTCCTGAAGACAAATGCAATATGATCAAGGATGCTGTTGATGCGATCTTGAGGGGTGAGCTTGACGAGCATTTTCCGTTGGTTGTATGGCAAACGGGGTCTGGCACCCAGACTAACATGAATGTCAATGAGGTGGTCAGTAATTATGCCATCAAAAAAGCAGGGGGGGTCATGGGATCTAAACAGCCCATTCACCCTAACGATGATGTCAATAAATCCCAGTCTTCCAATGACACCTTTCCGACAGCAGCCCATATCGCAGCGATCCTCAAAACAAAAAATCTTCTTCTTCCAAACCTTCAAATCTTTTTGAATGGACTGAGGGAAAAAGCTGAAGCCTTCAAAGGTATTGTGAAAATCGGGCGCACACATCTGATGGATGCTGTTCCCTTAACGCTTGGCCAAGAGTTTTCAGGCTATGCAGCGATGATTGAATATGGAATCCGCTCTATCGAGAATGCTATCCCCCATCTTTCAGAAATTGCTCTTGGAGGAACAGCTGTAGGAACAGGACTTAATACCCCAAAGGGGTTTCCTGAAAGAGTTGCTGAGGTGATTTCTGAGCTCACAGGAGTTACATTCACAACAGCTCCAAATAAGTTTGAAGCAATTGGAGCTGATGATGGAATGGTAGAGATGAGTGGAGCTCTCCGAATGCTTGCCGGCTCTCTTCTCAAGATTACCAATGATATTCGTTGGATGGCATCTGGTCCAAGGTCTGGGATTGGAGAACTTATCATCCCCAGTAATGAACCCGGTTCTTCTATTATGCCAGGGAAAGTTAATCCTACTCAATGCGAGTCTCTGTCTCAGATCTGTATCCAGGTAATGGGAAATGATATGGCAGTTGGAATGGCTGGATCTCAGGGAAATTTCGAACTTAACGTCTATCGCCCTGTGATGATCTATAACCTTCTTCAATCAATGCAACTTCTTGGAGACAGCACGAAGAACTTTTATGATCGTTGCTTGAAGGGAACAGAGGCTAACCTGGACCAAATTGATATCCTTGTTAAGCGCTCTCTTATGCTTGTTACTGCTCTTAATCCTGTGATTGGGTATGACAAGGCGGCTGAGATTGCAAAAAAAGCCCACGAGGAAGGAAAGACCCTTCGCGAAGTGGCGTTAGAACTGGGGTATTTGTCGGCTGAAAAGTTTGATGAAGTGGTGGACCCCAAAAAGATGACATGTCCACTAGAAAGTTAG